In Pongo pygmaeus isolate AG05252 chromosome 13, NHGRI_mPonPyg2-v2.0_pri, whole genome shotgun sequence, one genomic interval encodes:
- the SEC16A gene encoding protein transport protein Sec16A isoform X3: MQPPPQAVPSGVAGPPPAGNPRSVFWASSPYRRRANNNAAVAPTTCPLQPVTDPFAFSRQALQSTPLGSSSKSSPPVLQGPAPAGFSQHPGLLVPHTHARDSSQGPCEPLPGPLTQPRADATPFSGALTPSAPPGPEMNRSAEVGSSSEPEVQTLPYLPHYIPGVDSETSHGGHPHGNMPGLDRPLSRQNPHDSVVTPAASPSFPQPRLQMPGQWGPLQGGPQPSGQHRSPCPEGPVPSGVPCTTSVPHFPTPSILHQGPGHEQHSPLVAPPAALPSNGRDEVGHLQSGSHLANNFDPENTFRQNPRIVNHWASPELRQNSGVKKEHRPTSALVNPLAQGDSPENRTHHPLGAGAGAGCAPLEADSGASGALAMFFQGGETENEENLSSEKAGLSGQADFDDFCSSPGLGRPPAPAHMGAGNLCQALLPGPSNEAAGDVWGDAVSTGVPDASSSQYENVENLEFVQNQEVLPSEPLNLDPSSPSDQFRYGPLPGPAVPRHGAVCHAGAPDATLHTVHPDSVSSSCSSRSHGRLSGSARPQELVGTFIQQEVGKPEDEASGSFFKQIDSSPVGGETDETTVSQNYRGSVSQPSTPSPPKPTGIFQTSANSSFEPVKSHLVGVKPFEADRANVVGEVRETCARQKQCRPAAALPDASPGNLEQPPDNMETLCAPQVCPLPLNSTTEAAHVLPHAGAPPLDTVYPAPEKRPSARAQGPMKCESPATTLWAQSELPDFGGNVLLAPAAPALYVCAKPQPPEVVQPPEEAMSGQQSRNPSSAAPVQSRGGIGASENLENPPKMGEEEALQSQASSGYASLLSSPPTESLQNPPVLIAQPDHSYNLAQPINFPVSLSNSNEKNQSWREALVGDRPAVSSWALGGDSGENTSLSGIPTSSVLSLSLPSSVAQSNFPQGSGASEMVSNQPANLLVQPPSQPVPENLVPESQKDRKAGSALPGFANSPAGSTSVVLVPPTHGTLVPDGNKANHSSHQEDTYGALDFTLSRTLENPVSVYSPSHSDSLASQQTVASHPRQSGPGAPNLDRFYQQVTKDAQGQPGLERAQQELVPPQQQASPPQLPKATFSELSNPESLPTQGRAQNSAQPPASLVPVDAGQQLPPRPPQSSSVSLVSSGSGQAAVPSEQPWPQPVPALAPGPPPQDLAAYYYYRPLYDAYQPQYPLPYPPEPGAASLYYQDVYGLYDTRYRPYDSAASAYAENYRYPEPERPSSRASHSSERPPARQGYPEGYYSSKSGWSSQSDYYASYYSSQYDYGDPGHWDRYHYSARVRDPRTYDRRYWCDAEYDAYRREHSAYGDRPEKRDNNWRYDPRFTGSFDDDPDPHRDPYGEEVDRRSVHSEHSARSLHSAHSLASRRSSLSSHSHQSQIYRSHNVAASSYEAPLPPGSFHGDFAYGTYRSNFSSGPGFPEYGYPADTVWPAMEQVSSRPTSPEKFSVPHVCARFGPGGQLIKVIPNLPSEGQPALVEVHSMEALLQHTSEQEEMRAFPGPLAKDDTHKVDVINFAQNKAMKCLHNENLIDKESASLLWNFIVLLCRQNGTVVGTDIAELLLRDHRTVWLPGKSPNEANLIDFTNEAVEQVEEEESGEAQLSFLTGGPTAAASSLERETERFRELLLYGRKKDALESAMKNGLWGHALLLASKMDSRTHARVMTRFANSLPINDPLQTVYQLMSGRMPAASTCCGDEKWGDWRPHLAMVLSNLNNNMDVESRTMATMGDTLASKGLLDAAHFCYLMAQVGFGVYTKKTTKLVLIGSNHSLPFLKFATNEAIQRTEAYEYAQSLGAQTCPLPSFQVFKFIYSCRLAEMGLATQAFHYCEAIAKSILTQPQLYSPVLISQLVQMASQLRLFDPQLKEKPEEESLAAPMWLVHLQQVEQQMKEGAGVWHQDGAFPQQCPSTPSSEVEQLDGPGLSQPAALGIANPLLAVPAPSPEHSSPSVRLLPSAPQTLPDGPLASPARVPMFPVSLPTGPLELGPGCVNPGPALGFLEPSGPGLPPGVPPLQERRHLLQEARSPDPGIVPQEAPVGNSLSELSEENFDGKFANLTPSRTVPDSEAPPGWDRADSGPTQPPLSLSPAPETKRPGQAAKKETKEPKKGESWFFRWLPGKKKTEAYLPDDKNKSIVWDEKKNQWVNLNEPEEEKKAPPPPPTSMPKTVQAAPPALAGPPGAPVNMYSRRAAGTRARYVDVLNPSGTQRSEPALAPADFVAPLAPLPIPSNLFVPTPDAEEPQLPDGTHREGPAAARGLANPEPAPEPKAPGNLPAAGALPSGAVPFYNPAQLAQACATSGSSRLGRIGQRKHLVLN; the protein is encoded by the exons GGCCATCCTCATGGGAACATGCCTGGGCTCGACCGACCCCTGAGCAGGCAAAACCCGCATGACAGTGTGGTCACCCCAGCAGcatccccttccttccctcagcCTCGTCTGCAGATGCCGGGACAGTGGGGGCCACTGCAGGGAGGCCCACAGCCCTCGGGGCAACATCGTTCACCCTGCCCTGAAGGACCTGTTCCCAGCGGGGTGCCCTGTACCACCAGCGTTCCTCATTTCCCCACCCCGTCCATCCTACATCAGGGCCCTGGTCATGAGCAACACAGCCCTCTGGTGGCTCCCCCAGCAGCCTTGCCCAGTAATGGAAGAGACGAGGTGGGCCACTTGCAAAGTGGAAGCCACCTGGCCAATAACTTTGATCCTGAAAATACGTTCAGGCAAAATCCCAGAATTGTGAATCATTGGGCAAGCCCAGAGCTCAGGCAGAATTCAGGAGTGAAGAAGGAGCACCGGCCCACCTCTGCTCTTGTGAATCCCCTCGCCCAGGGAGATAGCCCAGAAAACCGTACGCACCACCCACTGggggctggggccggggctgGCTGTGCCCCGCTGGAAGCAGACTCGGGAGCCTCAGGAGCTCTGGCGATGTTTTTCCAAGGGGGAGAGACAGAAAATGAGGAGAATCTCTCATCTGAAAAAGCAGGCTTATCTGGTCAAGCAGACTTCGACGATTTCTGCTCCAGCCCTGGGCTAGGCCGTCCGCCCGCACCTGCACACATGGGGGCAGGCAACCTCTGCCAGGCCCTTCTCCCAGGCCCCAGCAATGAGGCTGCTGGTGATGTGTGGGGTGACGCAGTGAGCACAGGGGTGCCGGATGCCAGCAGCTCGCAGTATGAGAATGTTGAGAACTTAGAATTTGTTCAGAATCAAGAAGTTCTGCCAAGTGAGCCCCTCAATTTGGACCCTTCCTCCCCGAGTGACCAGTTCAGATACGGGCCCCTTCCTGGGCCAGCTGTGcccaggcatggtgctgtgtgccACGCTGGAGCCCCTGATGCCACACTGCACACAGTGCACCCTGACAGCGTGTCATCCAGCTGTAGCAGCAGAAGCCACGGAAGGCTCTCAGGCTCAGCCAGGCCCCAGGAGCTGGTTGGCACATTCATTCAGCAAGAAGTTGGAAAACCTGAGGATGAAGCTTCAGGTAGTTTTTTTAAGCAAATTGATTCTTCTCCCGTAGGAGGTGAAACAGACGAGACCACTGTGAGCCAGAATTACCGTGGCAGCGTGTCCCAGCCCTCAACCCCGAGCCCCCCGAAACCTACAGGAATATTTCAGACAAGTGCAAATAGTTCTTTTGAACCGGTAAAATCGCACTTAGTTGGGGTAAAACCATTTGAGGCAGATCGTGCCAACGTGGTTGGTGAAGTAAGGGAGACCTGTGCCCGCCAGAAGCAGTGCAGACCAGCTGCCGCCCTGCCCGATGCTTCCCCTGGCAACCTGGAGCAGCCGCCAGACAACATGGAGACCCTCTGTGCACCCCAGGTCTGTCCCCTGCCTCTTAACTCCACCACGGAAGCTGCGCACGTGCTTCCGCACGCAGGGGCGCCGCCCTTGGATACTGTGTATCCAGCACCTGAGAAGAGGCCTTCAGCCAGGGCCCAGGGGCCCATGAAGTGTGAGAGCCCAGCAACGACTCTGTGGGCGCAAAGTGAGCTGCCAGATTTTGGAGGCAACGTCCTTCTGGCCCCTGCAGCCCCGGCGCTTTATGTGTGTGCAAAACCTCAGCCACCTGAAGTTGTTCAGCCTCCAGAAGAGGCGATGTCCGGGCAGCAGTCACGGAACCCAAGCTCGGCGGCCCCTGTGCAGAGCCGAGGTGGCATTGGTGCTTCTGAGAACCTTGAGAATCCTCCCAAAATGGGAGAGGAGGAGGCCCTTCAGTCCCAGGCGAGTTCTGGTTATGCAAGTTTATTATCCTCACCGCCCACTGAGTCTCTGCAGAATCCGCCAGTCTTGATTGCTCAGCCTGATCACAGCTATAATCTGGCTCAGCCCATTAACTTTCCTGTGTCCTTATCGAACTCTAATGAGAAGAATCAGTCCTGGAGAGAGGCTTTGGTGGGGGATAGACCTGCAGTCAGCAGTTGGGCTCTCGGTGGTGATTCTGGGGAGAATACTTCTTTGTCTGGGATTCCAACCAGCTCTGTCCTTAGCTTGTCTCTGCCTAGCAGTGttgcccaaagtaattttccACAAGGTTCTGGTGCTTCCGAAATGGTTTCTAATCAGCCTGCTAATTTGCTGGTTCAACCACCATCCCAGCCAGTTCCAGAGAACTTGGTTCCAGAAAGTCAAAAGGATCGTAAGGCAGGAAGTGCTCTTCCCGGATTTGCTAATAGCCCTGCTGGAAGCACAAGTGTGGTGTTAGTTCCACCTACACACGGCACCCTGGTGCCTGATGGTAATAAGGCAAACCATTCCAGTCATCAAGAAGACACTTACGGAGCCCTAGACTTTACCTTAAGCAGGACTTTGGAAAATCCTGTAAGCGTGTACAGCCCTTCCCATTCTGACAGCCTCGCTTCTCAGCAAACTGTTGCCAGTCATCCCAGACAATCTGGGCCTGGGGCGCCTAACCTTGACCGTTTTTATCAGCAGGTCACGAAAGACGCCCAGGGCCAGCCTGGCCTCGAAAGAGCCCAGCAGGAGCTGGTGCCACCCCAGCAACAGGCTTCTCCCCCACAACTACCCAAAGCCACGTTTTCAGAGCTGTCAAATCCAGAAAGTCTGCCAACACAGGGACGGGCCCAGAACTCAGCACAGCCACCGGCAAGTCTGGTTCCGGTCGACGCGGGTCAGCAgctgccgcctcggcctcctcagTCCTCTAGCGTATCACTGGTGTCCAGTGGCTCCGGCCAGGCAGCTGTGCCTTCAGAGCAGCCGTGGCCACAGCCAGTGCCTGCACTTGCCCCCGGCCCGCCGCCTCAGGACCTGGCCGCCTACTACTACTACCGGCCTCTGTACGATGCCTACCAGCCTCAGTACCCCTTGCCGTACCCACCGGAGCCTGGCGCAGCCTCCCTCTATTACCAG GATGTCTACGGCCTCTATGATACTCGATACAGGCCCTATGACAGTGCTGCGTCTGCTTACGCCGAGAACTACCGCTATCCCGAGCCCGAGCGGCCCAGCTCCCGAGCCAGCCACTCCTCGGAACGGCCACCTGCCAG GCAAGGGTATCCTGAAGGATACTATAGTTCCAAAAGTGGATGGAGCAGTCAGAGCGATTACTATGCAAGTTATTACTCCAGCCAGTACGATTATGGAG ATCCAGGTCACTGGGATCGTTACCACTACAGTGCTAGAGTCAGGGACCCCCGCACCTATGACCGGAGGTATTGGTGTGATGCAGAGTATGATGCGTACAGGAGAGAGCACTCTGCCTACGGGGACAG GCCCGAGAAACGTGACAACAACTGGAGGTACGATCCTCGCTTCACGGGGAGTTTTGACGATGACCCCGATCCGCACAGAGACCCTTATGGGGAAGAGGTGGACCGGCGCAGCGTCCACAGCGAGCACTCGGCACGGAGCCTGCACAGCGCACACAGCCTGGCCAGCCGCCGCAGCAGCCTTAGCTCCCACTCACACCAG AGTCAGATTTACAGAAGCCACAATGTGGCTGCCAGTTCCTACGAGGCCCCGCTTCCTCCGGGCTCCTTTCACGGCGATTTCGCCTACGGCACCTACCGCAGCAATTTCAGCAGTGGCCCCGGCTTCCCAGAGTATGGCTACCCTGCAGACACCGTCTGGCCTGCCATGGAGCAAG tTTCATCAAGACCAACTTCTCCTGAAAAATTTTCAGTGCCTCATGTCTGTGCCAGGTTTGGCCCTGGCGGTCAGCTTATCAAAGTGATTCCCAATCTGCCGTCAGAAGGGCAGCCGGCCTTGGTGGAGGTCCACAGCATGGAG GCCTTGCTGCAGCACACGTCCGAGCAGGAGGAGATGCGGGCGTTCCCAGGACCCCTGGCCAA AGACGACACCCATAAAGTGGATGTCATTAATTTTGCACAGAACAAAGCTATGAAATGTTTACACAATGAAAACTTAATTGACAAAGAGTCTGCAAGTCTTCTTTGGAATTTTATTGTTCTCTTATGCAGACAAAATGGG ACCGTGGTAGGGACCGACATTGCGGAGCTTCTGTTACGAGACCACAGAACAGTGTGGCTTCCTGGGAAGTCGCCCAATGAAGCAAACCTGATTGATTTCACGAATGAGGCAGTGGAgcaggtggaagaggaggagtcTGGTGAGGCCCAGCTCTCTTTCCTCACTGGTGGTCCGACGGCTGCCGCCAGCTCGCTTGAGAGAGAGACCGAGAGGTTCAGGGAGCTGTTGCTGTATGGCCGTAAGAAG GATGCTTTGGAGTCTGCAATGAAGAACGGCCTGTGGGGTCACGCTCTGCTACTTGCAAGTAAGATGGACAGCCGGACACATGCCCGAGTCATGACCAG GTTTGCCAACAGCCTCCCAATCAACGACCCTCTGCAGACAGTCTACCAGCTCATGTCCGGGCGGATGCCTGCCGCGTCCACG TGCTGTGGAGATGAGAAATGGGGAGATTGGAGGCCGCACCTCGCCATGGTCTTGTCCAACTTGAACAACAACATGGATGTCGAGTCCAGGACGATGGCTACCATGGGCGACACTCTGG CTTCAAAGGGCCTCTTAGATGCGGCACACTTTTGCTACCTTATGGCCCAGGTTGGATTTGGTGTTTATACGAAGAAAACTACAAAGCTTGTCTTAATTGGATCAAATCACAG TTTGCCATTCTTAAAGTTCGCAACCAACGAAGCAATCCAGAGGACGGAAGCCTATGAGTATGCCCAGTCCCTGGGTGCCCAGACCTGCCCCCTGCCTAGTTTCCAG GTGTTTAAGTTCATCTACTCCTGCCGCCTGGCGGAAATGGGGCTGGCCACACAAGCCTTCCACTACTGTGAGGCCATCGCGAAGAGCATCCTGACGCAGCCGCAACTGTACTCCCCAGTGTTGATCAGCCAGCTTGTGCAG ATGGCTTCCCAGTTACGACTCTTCGATCCCCAGCTGAAAGAGAAGCCGGAAGAGGAGTCCTTGGCTGCACCCATGTGGCTGGTTCACCTGCAGCAGGTGGAGCAGCAGATGAAG GAGGGGGCTGGAGTATGGCATCAGGACGGAGCCTTCCCGCAACAGTGTCCCAGCACGCCGAGCTCTGAGGTGGAGCAGTTGGACGGGCCAGGACTCAGTCAGCCAGCGGCCCTGGGGATTGCCAACCCTCTGCTGGCGGTGCCTGCACCGAGCCCTGAGCACTCGAGCCCGAGCGTGCGGCTGCTGCCCTCAG CTCCGCAGACGCTCCCTGATGGCCCATTGGCCAGTCCTGCCAGGGTGCCAATGTTCCCAGTGTCACTGCCCACGGGGCCCCTGGAGCTGGGTCCTGGCTGTGTGAACCCAGGGCCTGCACTTGGCTTCCTGGAGCCCTCCGGGCCTGGCCTCCCACCTGGTGTGCCACCTCTGCAGGAAAGGAGACACTTGCTCCAGGAAGCCAGGAGCCCAGACCCAG GGATAGTGCCGCAGGAGGCGCCTGTTGGAAACTCACTTTCCGAGCTAAGCGAAGAAAATTTTGATGGGAAATTTGCTAATCTG ACCCCCTCGAGGACGGTGCCAGACTCGGAGGCCCCCCCAGGGTGGGATCGTGCCGACTCGGGTCCCACGCAGCcacctctgtctctctcacccGCTCCCGAAACAAAGAGACCCGGACAAGCAGCCAAGAAAGAAACGAAGGAACCTAAGAAG GGCGAATCCTGGTTCTTTCGTTGGCTACCTGGAAAGAAGAAGACAGAAGCTTATTTGCCAGATGACAAGAACAAATCG ATTGTTTGGGATGAAAAGAAAAACCAGTGGGTGAATTTAAATGAGCCAGAAGAGGAG AAGAAagccccgcccccacctccaacCTCAATGCCCAAGACTGTGCAAGCTGCCCCGCCTGCTCTCGCAGGGCCTCCTGGAGCCCCCGTAAACATGTACTCTAGAAGAGCAG CCGGAACCAGAGCTCGCTACGTTGACGTCCTGAACCCAAGCGGGACCCAGCGGAGTGAGCCGGCTCTTGCTCCTGCGGACTTTGTCGCTCCACTCGCGCCACTCCCAATTCCTTCTAACTTGTTCGTGCCAACCCCAG ATGCAGAAGAACCACAGCTTCCAGACGGGACTCACAGGGAAGGGCCTGCAGCAGCTAGGGGCCTGGCCAATCCAGAGCCTGCCCCAGAGCCCAAG